The proteins below come from a single Micromonospora citrea genomic window:
- a CDS encoding TetR/AcrR family transcriptional regulator: MTVPTPQKSPARRADAQRSISAILEAAVAALSRNPDASVSEIAKAAGVGRVTVYGHFPNRTDLVDAALARAIAQGHAALDAVDLVGDARQALTRLIESSWQLVSQYQSLLLAAQGVLPPGRIRDLHAGPVARVEGLVRRGQDEGVFRSDLSTPWLVGVMHSVMHNAADEINAGRLDPDRAASFITATVLAAFTAPGRRVPG, translated from the coding sequence GTGACGGTACCGACGCCGCAGAAGTCGCCGGCAAGGCGAGCGGACGCACAGCGCAGCATCTCGGCGATACTCGAGGCCGCGGTGGCCGCCCTCAGCCGCAACCCGGACGCCAGCGTCAGCGAGATCGCCAAGGCCGCCGGCGTCGGGCGGGTCACGGTCTACGGCCACTTCCCCAACCGCACCGACCTGGTGGATGCCGCGCTCGCCCGCGCCATCGCCCAGGGACACGCCGCACTCGACGCGGTCGACCTGGTCGGCGACGCCCGGCAGGCGCTCACCCGGCTGATCGAGTCCAGTTGGCAACTGGTCAGCCAGTACCAGTCCCTCCTGCTCGCGGCGCAGGGCGTCCTACCGCCGGGCCGGATCCGTGACCTGCACGCCGGCCCGGTCGCGCGGGTCGAGGGCCTGGTGAGGCGCGGCCAGGACGAGGGGGTGTTCCGCAGCGACCTTTCCACACCGTGGCTGGTCGGCGTCATGCACAGCGTGATGCACAACGCCGCCGACGAGATCAACGCCGGCCGCCTCGATCCCGACCGGGCCGCCTCCTTCATCACGGCGACCGTGCTGGCCGCCTTCACTGCGCCGGGAAGGCGCGTTCCCGGCTGA
- a CDS encoding bifunctional aldolase/short-chain dehydrogenase translates to MLNRWSAADAPDSSDAIARLVYASRLLGADTGLVLHGGGNTSVKTTVTDLTGEPVEVLHVKGSGSDLATMDASGFTALRLERLRALLRLERLGDSDMMNELRCARLDATAPDPSVETLLHALLPHPAVLHSHADALLALTNQPEGARLVEEVYGDSVVVVPYVMPGFDLARLCAELYPARAHAGTVGMVLLNHGLFTFGADAEEAYRRHIELVGRAEERMGMPRPRVAPAAPRPVDRLRLARLRREVSTAAGAPMLLSRYEDPAVRAFLDRPDLAAVATRGPVTPDHVLRTKRIPLVGTDVAGYADAYRDYVEQNRSRARTALTMLDPAPRVILDAELGMLTAGRRAAEAMMARDIYRHTVDVIEAAEAVGGYRALSAPEIFDLEYWELEQAKLRRGGPAPEFAGEVAVVTGAASGIGRACAEALLARGACVVALDRDPSVGGSDGPARLGLTVDVTDSAAVDAALDTAVDRFGGVDIVVAAAGVFPATREIAGLDEADWRRTMAVNAESVAYLLSRTHPLLTLAPRGGRVVVVASRNALAPGPGAVAYSASKAAVTQVARVAALEWAADGVRVNVLHPDAVFDTGLWSAEVLEARARRYGLTVAEYKRRNLLRTEITSARVGDVAATLCGETFAATTGAQITVDGGNERVI, encoded by the coding sequence ATGCTCAACCGCTGGTCCGCCGCCGACGCCCCGGACAGCTCGGACGCGATCGCGCGACTCGTGTACGCGTCCCGGCTGCTCGGCGCCGACACCGGCCTGGTGCTGCACGGCGGCGGAAACACCTCGGTCAAGACGACCGTCACCGACCTCACCGGTGAGCCGGTGGAGGTGCTCCACGTCAAGGGCAGCGGCTCCGACCTGGCCACCATGGACGCGTCCGGCTTCACCGCCCTGCGGCTGGAGCGGCTGCGGGCGCTGTTGCGGCTGGAGCGGCTCGGCGACAGCGACATGATGAACGAGCTGCGCTGCGCCCGCCTCGACGCGACCGCGCCGGACCCCAGCGTCGAGACGCTGCTGCACGCGTTGCTGCCGCACCCGGCGGTGCTGCACAGCCACGCCGACGCGCTGCTCGCCCTGACCAACCAGCCCGAGGGCGCCCGGCTGGTCGAGGAGGTCTACGGCGACAGCGTCGTCGTGGTTCCGTACGTCATGCCGGGCTTCGACCTGGCCCGGCTCTGCGCGGAGCTGTATCCGGCGCGCGCCCACGCCGGGACGGTCGGCATGGTCCTGCTCAACCACGGGCTGTTCACCTTCGGTGCGGACGCCGAGGAGGCGTACCGCCGGCACATCGAGCTCGTCGGCCGGGCGGAGGAGCGGATGGGCATGCCGCGGCCCCGGGTCGCGCCGGCCGCGCCCCGGCCGGTGGACCGGTTGCGGCTGGCCCGGTTGCGCCGGGAGGTCTCCACCGCGGCGGGCGCCCCGATGCTGCTCAGCCGCTACGAGGACCCCGCGGTGCGGGCGTTCCTCGACCGGCCGGATCTGGCGGCGGTCGCCACCCGCGGCCCGGTCACCCCGGACCACGTGCTGCGCACCAAGCGGATCCCGCTGGTCGGCACCGACGTGGCGGGGTACGCCGACGCCTACCGCGACTACGTCGAACAGAACCGTTCCCGGGCCCGCACGGCGCTGACCATGCTCGACCCCGCGCCCCGGGTGATCCTCGACGCGGAGCTGGGGATGCTCACCGCCGGCCGCAGGGCGGCCGAGGCCATGATGGCCCGGGACATCTACCGGCACACCGTCGACGTGATCGAGGCGGCCGAGGCGGTCGGCGGCTACCGGGCACTCTCGGCACCGGAGATCTTCGACCTGGAGTACTGGGAGCTGGAGCAGGCGAAGCTGCGGCGCGGCGGCCCGGCGCCGGAGTTCGCCGGCGAGGTGGCGGTGGTGACCGGGGCGGCCTCGGGCATCGGCCGGGCCTGCGCCGAGGCGCTGCTGGCCCGGGGCGCGTGCGTGGTGGCCCTGGACCGGGACCCGTCGGTGGGCGGGTCGGACGGGCCGGCCCGGCTCGGCCTGACCGTGGACGTGACCGACTCCGCGGCCGTCGACGCCGCCCTCGACACGGCGGTGGACCGGTTCGGTGGGGTGGACATCGTCGTCGCGGCCGCCGGGGTCTTCCCGGCGACACGGGAGATCGCCGGGCTCGACGAGGCCGACTGGCGGCGCACGATGGCGGTGAACGCCGAGTCGGTGGCGTACCTGCTCTCCCGCACGCACCCGCTGCTGACGCTCGCGCCCCGGGGCGGCCGGGTGGTGGTGGTCGCCTCCCGCAACGCCCTGGCCCCCGGGCCCGGCGCGGTCGCCTACTCCGCGTCGAAGGCGGCGGTGACGCAGGTCGCCCGCGTGGCGGCGCTGGAGTGGGCGGCCGACGGCGTCCGGGTCAACGTCCTGCATCCCGACGCGGTCTTCGACACCGGGCTGTGGAGCGCGGAGGTGCTGGAGGCCCGGGCCCGGCGTTACGGGCTGACCGTTGCGGAGTACAAGCGGCGCAACCTCCTCCGTACGGAGATCACCAGCGCCCGCGTCGGCGACGTGGCCGCCACGCTGTGCGGGGAGACCTTCGCGGCCACCACCGGGGCACAGATCACCGTGGACGGGGGGAACGAGCGGGTGATCTGA
- the mtnA gene encoding S-methyl-5-thioribose-1-phosphate isomerase, giving the protein MRTIDWQDGLIVAIDQTRLPHEVEFLRIGTVDELIAAIRSLAIRGAPAIGVAGALGVALAARLHPDDPARLRRVVDAIRAARPTAVNLAWGVDRVRARLDAEGAEAALAEALAVLEEDVRCCRALSERGARWLVETVGPQVAVQTHCNAGALATVEWGTALGVVRSLQEHGALTHVYASETRPLLQGARLTVWELAQIGAPHTLVVDSAAASVLAAGLVDAVVVGADRITANGDVINKVGTYPLALAAARAGVPMVVAAPESTVDLATATGRDVHIEVRAPEEITALGAAAVAPAGTETLNYAFDVTPADLVTAIVTESRVILPADGGRPDDPTGRA; this is encoded by the coding sequence ATGCGGACCATCGACTGGCAGGACGGCCTGATCGTCGCCATCGACCAGACCCGGCTGCCGCACGAGGTCGAATTCCTCCGGATCGGAACCGTCGACGAGCTGATCGCGGCGATCCGGTCGCTGGCGATCCGGGGCGCGCCCGCGATCGGCGTCGCCGGGGCGCTCGGGGTGGCCCTCGCCGCCCGCCTGCACCCCGACGACCCGGCGCGGCTGCGCCGGGTCGTGGACGCGATCCGGGCCGCCCGCCCCACCGCCGTGAACCTCGCCTGGGGCGTCGACCGGGTGCGCGCCCGGCTCGACGCCGAGGGCGCGGAGGCGGCCCTCGCCGAGGCCCTGGCGGTGCTGGAGGAGGACGTCCGCTGCTGCCGGGCGCTCAGCGAGCGCGGCGCCCGCTGGCTGGTCGAGACGGTGGGGCCACAGGTGGCGGTGCAGACCCACTGCAACGCCGGCGCCCTGGCCACCGTCGAGTGGGGCACCGCGCTCGGTGTGGTCCGTTCGCTCCAGGAGCACGGCGCGCTGACCCACGTGTACGCCTCCGAGACCCGCCCGCTGCTGCAGGGCGCGCGGCTGACCGTGTGGGAGCTGGCGCAGATCGGCGCGCCGCACACCCTCGTGGTGGACTCGGCCGCCGCGTCGGTGCTGGCGGCGGGCCTGGTCGACGCGGTCGTGGTCGGCGCGGACCGGATCACCGCCAACGGCGACGTGATCAACAAGGTGGGCACCTACCCGCTCGCGCTGGCGGCGGCCCGCGCCGGTGTGCCGATGGTGGTCGCCGCGCCCGAGTCGACCGTGGACCTCGCCACCGCGACCGGCCGGGACGTCCACATCGAGGTACGCGCCCCCGAGGAGATCACCGCCCTCGGTGCGGCGGCCGTGGCGCCGGCCGGCACCGAAACCCTGAACTACGCCTTCGACGTCACCCCGGCGGACCTGGTCACCGCCATCGTCACCGAGAGCCGCGTCATCCTCCCGGCCGACGGCGGCCGCCCCGACGACCCCACCGGCCGGGCCTGA